A window of Cryptomeria japonica chromosome 3, Sugi_1.0, whole genome shotgun sequence contains these coding sequences:
- the LOC131075669 gene encoding uncharacterized protein LOC131075669 isoform X1 — translation MIRKRFQGMAENIGEKEEDSRVSQVSNMAGSSNGAESGFEETQGRDEKSYVRTRRRPHRKLRLLEDDEDDDVGVFGEGFCFQEGRSEMEEGKGNLVSPTKGADDGREIDAVPVAKVEHHDASVGVDVGGRCAEFGISDEKNEADMGSWDADFRVSSKADAEDGCSGFGVLSNNLEDDVAPELGVLRCSNDDRSTECEMSSENANKADVDDNEDNAIAERRTSGKENKCDVNALLLVEKNEADLDDALLLEKNEDLGERMAFQINEKVDEKFPRRKTTSPVMEGDNGIVEFRLSREKSEADVEERSDKILDLQLPKKINVVDADGIYDGSAELEILRNKKKVAVDDGTDGCRILRKRKRVGRDDVTGREHGNAKLLLERKRRRRVADNDQNKGKEDNVLQKKLVEDGKIDRKSSIVEVKKSLNRKLGGASIIEASEVDHHVQKSSGNLEEAASGKKSEKKLRESRIERLSMGAKKFDHGISNGAGMESLIEGILLKPNSGGTPGDGRIQRNKSGIGVVSTVMDDHETKSTKHLKQSRVGAGNAQLGSRSMDRDSLRRKKSDLKGKSIAASVSPTRDSLSVLNLQKQKKMLKSPPTLQRESKIAKERKTSVPHLTEEIKRPKSSLASEEKTPAALFSKETKAMQRIARSEDRRRLRERLRDALLAAGWKIDLRPRKGKNYDDNVYISPLGTSFWSLPKAWNALKGSLGKNNEISEEISGSLEESKEAETSKHVDRVNGGDDGASNMLMIQVIDEDLSLLQRKRRRIMEDGERKIGKGKKKKKSSHEVDSDGIMTSDVKLKKRDERANKIRKDGKRVKMQKSLCKADSEDTDLTDVKLKVIKKKFRVGGLDATTPNSKFSDKMNINDKMTHQSQVKGSGSAQNIYLTPLSGQKHIKRRLHGDSERKQSTSKALSNHNLVKSGSSQVKKNKSRRGGCGLLVRSSKKGDKREQGVSTVIKRTVISWLVDVGIVPENECVQYWNKKGTRIMLEGWVRKDGILCECCSKVISVSKFEDHAGATRHRPFENIYLWSGKSLTQCLREAWDTQDESRKCGKSIIEVDEDDQNDDTCGLCGDGGDLICCDKCPSTFHQDCLELKSIPEGDWYCLNCTCGVCGKVGHLGENATSTMADVLFCEQCEHEYHKKCLQERGSQMSCPDLENSSFCGKACQKVYDGLEHLLGTSNSLADGFSWTLLRRFDDDQHSSSSQGPSQDRIAECNAKLSVAHIVMDECFMPIVDKRTNIDMVSNVVFSCWSNFSRLNYQGFYTAVLEKDDEIISVASIRIHGARLAEMPLIGTRHHYRRQGMCRRLVNAIEKMLLSLQVEKLILPAVPDLLQTWTVAFGFNPLEVSHKNEIRHLNLMVFPGTDLLQKQICSQETPTDDPAGMCPHESRWPI, via the exons ATGATACGGAAAAGGTTTCAGGGAATGGCGGAAAATATAGGAGAGAAGGAAGAGGACTCTAGGGTTTCACAAGTGTCGAATATGGCGGGGAGTAGTAATGGCGCGGAGTCAGGGTTTGAGGAAACGCAGGGTCGGGATGAGAAGTCGTATGTGAGGACAAGGAGAAGGCCGCACAGAAAGCTCAGGCTcctcgaggatgatgaggatgatgacgtGGGTGTTTTTGGCGAGGGGTTTTGTTTTCAGGAAGGGAGGTCTGAAATGGAGGAGGGCAAGGGGAACCTCGTGAGTCCCACTAAAGGGGCTGATGATGGCCGGGAAATTGATGCCGTTCCTGTGGCGAAGGTTGAACACCATGATGCCTCGGTTGGGGTTGACGTGGGTGGCCGGTGTGCGGAGTTTGGAATTTCAGACGAGAAAAATGAGGCTGATATGGGTAGTTGGGATGCAGATTTTCGGGTTTCAAGCAAGGCTGATGCGGAGGACGGGTGCTCAGGGTTCGGGGTTTTGAGCAACAATTTAGAGGATGACGTGGCTCCAGAATTGGGGGTTTTAAGGTGTAGTAATGATGATAGGAGTACGGAGTGTGAAATGTCAAGTGAGAATGCCAATAAGGCTgacgtggatgacaatgaggataatGCAATTGCAGAGCGCAGGACTTCAGGGAAGGAGAATAAATGCGATGTAAATGCATTGCTTTTAGTAGAGAAAAATGAGGCTGATCTGGATGATGCGCTTTTGTTAGAGAAAAATGAAGATTTGGGCGAGAGGATGGCATTTCAGATAAATGAGAAAGTGGACGAGAAGTTTCCAAGGAGAAAAACTACAAGTCCAGTTATGGAGGGAGACAATGGGATTGTAGAATTTAGGCTTTCAAGGGAGAAAAGTGAAGCTGatgtagaggagagatctgataaAATTTTGGATTTACAACTTCCAAAAAAGATAAATGTAGTCGATGCTGATGGCATTTATGATGGGAGTGCAGAATTAGAGATTCTAAGAAACAAAAAAAAGGTTGCCGTTGACGATGGAACTGATGGTTGTAGGATtttaaggaaaaggaaaagggtaGGCCGTGATGATGTAACTGGCAGGGAACATGGAAATGCAAAACTTTTGCTGgaaaggaagaggaggagaaggGTGGCTGATAATGATCAGAACAAGGGGAAGGAAGACAATGTTTTGCAGAAGAAGCTTGTAGAGGATGGTAAGATTGACAGGAAATCATCAATAGTTGAAGTAAAGAAATCATTGAACCGAAAGTTAGGAGGAGCTTCAATTATTGAGGCTTCTGAGGTTGATCACCACGTGCAGAAGTCATCTGGTAACTTAGAAGAGGCTGCCAGTGGGAAAAAATCCGAGAAAAAACTAAGGGAGAGCAGAATAGAAAGGCTGTCAATGGGAGCAAAAAAGTTTGACCATGGAATATCAAATGGTGCTGGTATGGAATCTCTAATTGAGGGGATTCTATTAAAGCCTAATTCAGGGGGGACTCCAGGGGATGGTCGAATTCAGAGAAATAAGTCAGGGATTGGAGTTGTATCCACTGTGATGGATGACCATGAAACTAAGAGTACAAAACATTTAAAACAGAGCAGAGTTGGGGCTGGGAATGCACAACTGGGAAGCAGATCAATGGATCGGGATAGTTTAAGAaggaaaaaatcagatttaaaaggTAAAAGCATTGCTGCTTCTGTAAGCCCAACACGTGACAGTTTGTCTGTTTTGAATTTGCAAAagcaaaagaaaatgttgaaaagcCCACCAACTTTGCAAAGGGAATCAAAAATTGCAAAGGAAAGAAAAACTTCAGTGCCACATTTGACAGAGGAAATAAAGAGACCGAAGTCATCTTTGGCATCAGAAGAAAAAACACCAGCAGCCTTGTTTTCAAAGGAAACAAAAGCTATGCAAAGGATAGCAAGGTCTGAGGATCGCAGGAGATTGCGTGAACGGTTAAGAGATGCTCTTTTGGCTGCAGGGTGGAAAATTGACTTgagacctagaaagggaaaaaactACGATGACAATGTTTACATTTCACCTTTAGGAACATCTTTCTGGTCACTTCCTAAAGCATGGAATGCTTTGAAAGGTAGTCTGGGGAAGAACAATGAAATATCGGAAGAAATTTCTGGTTCATTGGAAGAAAGCAAAGAGGCAGAAACATCAAAACATGTAGACAGAGTTAATGGAGGTGACGATGGTGCTTCAAACATGCTTATGATTCAGGTAATTGATGAAGACCTTAGTTTATTACAGCGGAAGAGGAGGAGAATAATGGAAGATGGTGAGAGGAAAATTGGTaagggaaagaaaaaaaagaagtctTCTCATGAAGTAGACAGTGATGGAATAATGACATCTGATGTCAAActcaaaaagagagatgaaagggcAAACAAAATCAGGAAAGATGGTAAGAGAGTAAAAATGCAGAAGTCTTTATGCAAAGCAGACAGTGAAGATACCGATTTAACTGATGTTAAATTGAAAGTAATAAagaaaaagttcagagttggtggATTGGATGCCACAACTCCAAATTCAAAGTTTTCAGATAAAATGAACATAAATGACAAGATGACTCATCAATCTCAAGTTAAAGGATCTGGTTCAGCACAAAATATCTATTTGACTCCTCTTTCTGGTCAAAAACACATAAAGAGAAGGCTGCATGGGGACTCTGAAAGGAAGCAGTCAACATCAAAGGCATTGTCTAATCATAATCTGGTAAAAAGTGGTTCATCACAAGTGAAAAAGAACAAAAGTCGGAGGGGAGGTTGTGGTTTGTTGGTTCGCAGCTCTAAAAAAGGGGACAAACGTGAGCAAGGGGTATCAACTGTTATTAAACGGACTGTTATTTCCTGGTTGGTTGATGTTGGCATTGTGCCTGAGAATGAATGTGTGCAGTATTGGAATAAGAAAGGTACAAGAATAATGCTGGAGGGCTGGGTTCGAAAGGATGGTATTCTTTGTGAATGTTGCAGCAAGGTGATTTCAGTATCAAAGTTTGAAGATCATGCAGGTGCCACACGTCATCGACCTTTTGAAAATATCTACCTTTGGTCAGGCAAATCACTGACTCAATGCTTAAGGGAGGCATGGGATACACAAGATGAGTCTCGGAAATGTGGCAAATCCATTATAGAAGTTGATGAAGATGATCAAAATGACGACACATGTGGTCTTTGTGGTGATGGAGGAGACTTGATCTGTTGTGATAAGTGCCCTTCAACCTTTCATCAAGATTGTCTGGAACTGAAG AGTATTCCGGAGGGTGATTGGTACTGTCTTAACTGTACATGTGGGGTTTGTGGAAAAGTTGGACATTTAGGTGAAAATGCAACCAGCACGATGGCAGATGTTCTCTTCTGTGAACAATGCGAACATGAAT aTCACAAGAAGTGTCTACAAGAGAGAGGAAGTCAAATGTCCTGCCCTGATTTAGAGAATTCCTCTTTTTGTGGGAAGGCTTGTCAGAAG GTTTATGATGGGCTCGAACATCTTCTTGGAACTTCAAATTCTCTTGCGGATGGCTTTTCTTGGACTCTCTTAAGGCGTTTTGATGATGACCAGCACAGTTCTTCCTCTCAAGGGCCTAGTCAAGATAGAATCGCGGAATGCAATGCAAAGCTTTCTGTTGCTCACATAGTGATGGATGAATGCTTTATGCCTATAGTAGACAAAAGAACCAACATAGACATGGTTTCAAATGTCGTTTTTAGCTGTTG GTCAAATTTCAGTCGCTTGAATTATCAAGGGTTTTACACTGCAGTGCTGGAGAAGGATGATGAAATAATTTCTGTTGCATCAATCAG GATCCATGGAGCACGTTTAGCAGAGATGCCTCTTATTGGAACTCGGCATCATTACCGGCGCCAGGGAATGTGCCGACGTCTAGTGAATGCAATTGAAAAG ATGTTACTGTCTCTTCAAGTGGAAAAGCTTATCTTACCAGCAGTACCTGATCTTCTGCAGACATGGACTGTAGCCTTTGGTTTTAACCCATTGGAGGTTTCACATAAGAATGAAATCAGACATCTGAATTTGATGGTTTTTCCAGGCACTGATCTGTTGCAGAAGCAGATATGTAGTCAAGAAACACCAACAGATGACCCTGCAG GGATGTGCCCCCATGAGTCCAGGTGGCCTATCTGA
- the LOC131075669 gene encoding uncharacterized protein LOC131075669 isoform X2 translates to MIRKRFQGMAENIGEKEEDSRVSQVSNMAGSSNGAESGFEETQGRDEKSYVRTRRRPHRKLRLLEDDEDDDVGVFGEGFCFQEGRSEMEEGKGNLVSPTKGADDGREIDAVPVAKVEHHDASVGVDVGGRCAEFGISDEKNEADMGSWDADFRVSSKADAEDGCSGFGVLSNNLEDDVAPELGVLRCSNDDRSTECEMSSENANKADVDDNEDNAIAERRTSGKENKCDVNALLLVEKNEADLDDALLLEKNEDLGERMAFQINEKVDEKFPRRKTTSPVMEGDNGIVEFRLSREKSEADVEERSDKILDLQLPKKINVVDADGIYDGSAELEILRNKKKVAVDDGTDGCRILRKRKRVGRDDVTGREHGNAKLLLERKRRRRVADNDQNKGKEDNVLQKKLVEDGKIDRKSSIVEVKKSLNRKLGGASIIEASEVDHHVQKSSGNLEEAASGKKSEKKLRESRIERLSMGAKKFDHGISNGAGMESLIEGILLKPNSGGTPGDGRIQRNKSGIGVVSTVMDDHETKSTKHLKQSRVGAGNAQLGSRSMDRDSLRRKKSDLKGKSIAASVSPTRDSLSVLNLQKQKKMLKSPPTLQRESKIAKERKTSVPHLTEEIKRPKSSLASEEKTPAALFSKETKAMQRIARSEDRRRLRERLRDALLAAGWKIDLRPRKGKNYDDNVYISPLGTSFWSLPKAWNALKGSLGKNNEISEEISGSLEESKEAETSKHVDRVNGGDDGASNMLMIQVIDEDLSLLQRKRRRIMEDGERKIGKGKKKKKSSHEVDSDGIMTSDVKLKKRDERANKIRKDGKRVKMQKSLCKADSEDTDLTDVKLKVIKKKFRVGGLDATTPNSKFSDKMNINDKMTHQSQVKGSGSAQNIYLTPLSGQKHIKRRLHGDSERKQSTSKALSNHNLVKSGSSQVKKNKSRRGGCGLLVRSSKKGDKREQGVSTVIKRTVISWLVDVGIVPENECVQYWNKKGTRIMLEGWVRKDGILCECCSKVISVSKFEDHAGATRHRPFENIYLWSGKSLTQCLREAWDTQDESRKCGKSIIEVDEDDQNDDTCGLCGDGGDLICCDKCPSTFHQDCLELKSIPEGDWYCLNCTCGVCGKVGHLGENATSTMADVLFCEQCEHEYHKKCLQERGSQMSCPDLENSSFCGKACQKVYDGLEHLLGTSNSLADGFSWTLLRRFDDDQHSSSSQGPSQDRIAECNAKLSVAHIVMDECFMPIVDKRTNIDMVSNVVFSCWSNFSRLNYQGFYTAVLEKDDEIISVASIRIHGARLAEMPLIGTRHHYRRQGMCRRLVNAIEKMLLSLQVEKLILPAVPDLLQTWTVAFGFNPLEVSHKNEIRHLNLMVFPGTDLLQKQICSQETPTDDPAG, encoded by the exons ATGATACGGAAAAGGTTTCAGGGAATGGCGGAAAATATAGGAGAGAAGGAAGAGGACTCTAGGGTTTCACAAGTGTCGAATATGGCGGGGAGTAGTAATGGCGCGGAGTCAGGGTTTGAGGAAACGCAGGGTCGGGATGAGAAGTCGTATGTGAGGACAAGGAGAAGGCCGCACAGAAAGCTCAGGCTcctcgaggatgatgaggatgatgacgtGGGTGTTTTTGGCGAGGGGTTTTGTTTTCAGGAAGGGAGGTCTGAAATGGAGGAGGGCAAGGGGAACCTCGTGAGTCCCACTAAAGGGGCTGATGATGGCCGGGAAATTGATGCCGTTCCTGTGGCGAAGGTTGAACACCATGATGCCTCGGTTGGGGTTGACGTGGGTGGCCGGTGTGCGGAGTTTGGAATTTCAGACGAGAAAAATGAGGCTGATATGGGTAGTTGGGATGCAGATTTTCGGGTTTCAAGCAAGGCTGATGCGGAGGACGGGTGCTCAGGGTTCGGGGTTTTGAGCAACAATTTAGAGGATGACGTGGCTCCAGAATTGGGGGTTTTAAGGTGTAGTAATGATGATAGGAGTACGGAGTGTGAAATGTCAAGTGAGAATGCCAATAAGGCTgacgtggatgacaatgaggataatGCAATTGCAGAGCGCAGGACTTCAGGGAAGGAGAATAAATGCGATGTAAATGCATTGCTTTTAGTAGAGAAAAATGAGGCTGATCTGGATGATGCGCTTTTGTTAGAGAAAAATGAAGATTTGGGCGAGAGGATGGCATTTCAGATAAATGAGAAAGTGGACGAGAAGTTTCCAAGGAGAAAAACTACAAGTCCAGTTATGGAGGGAGACAATGGGATTGTAGAATTTAGGCTTTCAAGGGAGAAAAGTGAAGCTGatgtagaggagagatctgataaAATTTTGGATTTACAACTTCCAAAAAAGATAAATGTAGTCGATGCTGATGGCATTTATGATGGGAGTGCAGAATTAGAGATTCTAAGAAACAAAAAAAAGGTTGCCGTTGACGATGGAACTGATGGTTGTAGGATtttaaggaaaaggaaaagggtaGGCCGTGATGATGTAACTGGCAGGGAACATGGAAATGCAAAACTTTTGCTGgaaaggaagaggaggagaaggGTGGCTGATAATGATCAGAACAAGGGGAAGGAAGACAATGTTTTGCAGAAGAAGCTTGTAGAGGATGGTAAGATTGACAGGAAATCATCAATAGTTGAAGTAAAGAAATCATTGAACCGAAAGTTAGGAGGAGCTTCAATTATTGAGGCTTCTGAGGTTGATCACCACGTGCAGAAGTCATCTGGTAACTTAGAAGAGGCTGCCAGTGGGAAAAAATCCGAGAAAAAACTAAGGGAGAGCAGAATAGAAAGGCTGTCAATGGGAGCAAAAAAGTTTGACCATGGAATATCAAATGGTGCTGGTATGGAATCTCTAATTGAGGGGATTCTATTAAAGCCTAATTCAGGGGGGACTCCAGGGGATGGTCGAATTCAGAGAAATAAGTCAGGGATTGGAGTTGTATCCACTGTGATGGATGACCATGAAACTAAGAGTACAAAACATTTAAAACAGAGCAGAGTTGGGGCTGGGAATGCACAACTGGGAAGCAGATCAATGGATCGGGATAGTTTAAGAaggaaaaaatcagatttaaaaggTAAAAGCATTGCTGCTTCTGTAAGCCCAACACGTGACAGTTTGTCTGTTTTGAATTTGCAAAagcaaaagaaaatgttgaaaagcCCACCAACTTTGCAAAGGGAATCAAAAATTGCAAAGGAAAGAAAAACTTCAGTGCCACATTTGACAGAGGAAATAAAGAGACCGAAGTCATCTTTGGCATCAGAAGAAAAAACACCAGCAGCCTTGTTTTCAAAGGAAACAAAAGCTATGCAAAGGATAGCAAGGTCTGAGGATCGCAGGAGATTGCGTGAACGGTTAAGAGATGCTCTTTTGGCTGCAGGGTGGAAAATTGACTTgagacctagaaagggaaaaaactACGATGACAATGTTTACATTTCACCTTTAGGAACATCTTTCTGGTCACTTCCTAAAGCATGGAATGCTTTGAAAGGTAGTCTGGGGAAGAACAATGAAATATCGGAAGAAATTTCTGGTTCATTGGAAGAAAGCAAAGAGGCAGAAACATCAAAACATGTAGACAGAGTTAATGGAGGTGACGATGGTGCTTCAAACATGCTTATGATTCAGGTAATTGATGAAGACCTTAGTTTATTACAGCGGAAGAGGAGGAGAATAATGGAAGATGGTGAGAGGAAAATTGGTaagggaaagaaaaaaaagaagtctTCTCATGAAGTAGACAGTGATGGAATAATGACATCTGATGTCAAActcaaaaagagagatgaaagggcAAACAAAATCAGGAAAGATGGTAAGAGAGTAAAAATGCAGAAGTCTTTATGCAAAGCAGACAGTGAAGATACCGATTTAACTGATGTTAAATTGAAAGTAATAAagaaaaagttcagagttggtggATTGGATGCCACAACTCCAAATTCAAAGTTTTCAGATAAAATGAACATAAATGACAAGATGACTCATCAATCTCAAGTTAAAGGATCTGGTTCAGCACAAAATATCTATTTGACTCCTCTTTCTGGTCAAAAACACATAAAGAGAAGGCTGCATGGGGACTCTGAAAGGAAGCAGTCAACATCAAAGGCATTGTCTAATCATAATCTGGTAAAAAGTGGTTCATCACAAGTGAAAAAGAACAAAAGTCGGAGGGGAGGTTGTGGTTTGTTGGTTCGCAGCTCTAAAAAAGGGGACAAACGTGAGCAAGGGGTATCAACTGTTATTAAACGGACTGTTATTTCCTGGTTGGTTGATGTTGGCATTGTGCCTGAGAATGAATGTGTGCAGTATTGGAATAAGAAAGGTACAAGAATAATGCTGGAGGGCTGGGTTCGAAAGGATGGTATTCTTTGTGAATGTTGCAGCAAGGTGATTTCAGTATCAAAGTTTGAAGATCATGCAGGTGCCACACGTCATCGACCTTTTGAAAATATCTACCTTTGGTCAGGCAAATCACTGACTCAATGCTTAAGGGAGGCATGGGATACACAAGATGAGTCTCGGAAATGTGGCAAATCCATTATAGAAGTTGATGAAGATGATCAAAATGACGACACATGTGGTCTTTGTGGTGATGGAGGAGACTTGATCTGTTGTGATAAGTGCCCTTCAACCTTTCATCAAGATTGTCTGGAACTGAAG AGTATTCCGGAGGGTGATTGGTACTGTCTTAACTGTACATGTGGGGTTTGTGGAAAAGTTGGACATTTAGGTGAAAATGCAACCAGCACGATGGCAGATGTTCTCTTCTGTGAACAATGCGAACATGAAT aTCACAAGAAGTGTCTACAAGAGAGAGGAAGTCAAATGTCCTGCCCTGATTTAGAGAATTCCTCTTTTTGTGGGAAGGCTTGTCAGAAG GTTTATGATGGGCTCGAACATCTTCTTGGAACTTCAAATTCTCTTGCGGATGGCTTTTCTTGGACTCTCTTAAGGCGTTTTGATGATGACCAGCACAGTTCTTCCTCTCAAGGGCCTAGTCAAGATAGAATCGCGGAATGCAATGCAAAGCTTTCTGTTGCTCACATAGTGATGGATGAATGCTTTATGCCTATAGTAGACAAAAGAACCAACATAGACATGGTTTCAAATGTCGTTTTTAGCTGTTG GTCAAATTTCAGTCGCTTGAATTATCAAGGGTTTTACACTGCAGTGCTGGAGAAGGATGATGAAATAATTTCTGTTGCATCAATCAG GATCCATGGAGCACGTTTAGCAGAGATGCCTCTTATTGGAACTCGGCATCATTACCGGCGCCAGGGAATGTGCCGACGTCTAGTGAATGCAATTGAAAAG ATGTTACTGTCTCTTCAAGTGGAAAAGCTTATCTTACCAGCAGTACCTGATCTTCTGCAGACATGGACTGTAGCCTTTGGTTTTAACCCATTGGAGGTTTCACATAAGAATGAAATCAGACATCTGAATTTGATGGTTTTTCCAGGCACTGATCTGTTGCAGAAGCAGATATGTAGTCAAGAAACACCAACAGATGACCCTGCAG GTTAA